The Gammaproteobacteria bacterium genome contains the following window.
TTACGGGGCGGCTTTTTTATGCGCGGCGTTCAGCCGGTGTTGCGCATGCCCGCGGCGATGGCGTTGATGGAGCGCAGCAGCGGGCTCAACCAGGGCGAGAGCTCGCCTTCCGGGGCGGGATGTTCACGGTGTCGGCGCAGCAGCATGATCTGGATGTGGTTGAGGGGGTCCAGGTAGGGGTCGCGGCGCGAGAGCGACAGCGACAGCGGCTCGTTTTCCTCGAGCAGGGTCTGGGTCTGGGAGATTTGCAGGACCTGTTCCACCGTGCGCGCGTGTTCCTCGCGGATCATGGTAAAGATGCGGCGCGCCTGCTCGGGCTGCTGGCTGAGCTGGGCATATTCCTCGGCCGTGCTCATGTCCGCCTTGGTCAGCGACATCTGTACGTTGCTGAGCAGCGAGTGGAGGAAGGGCCATTCGTCGTACATCCTGCGCAGCTGTGCCAGCGCCTCCGGGCCGCGGCTGGTGTAGGAGGCGAGCGCGGTGCCGATGCCATACCACGCTGGAAGGGTGTGGCGCGACTGGGCCCAGCCGAAGACCCAGGGGATGGCCCGGATCGAGCTTTTGGAGCGGTCGGCCTTCTTGCGGTGCGAGGGACGTGAACCGATGTTCATCTGGCCGATTTCCTGCACCGGTGTGATCTCGTAGAAATAGTCGAGGAATCCTTCGGTGCGATCGGTCAGTTCGCGGTATTGCGCTTCGCCGGCCTGGGAGAGCTCGTCCATCACCGCCAGGTATTCGGTGCGGTCCTCGGCGATCGGCTCGATGACGCTGCGGCTGGCCTTGAACAGACCGGTGATGCCCATGGTCAGTTCGTAGGCCGCGGTTTCGGCGTTGCTGTACTTGTAGGACAGCACCTCGCCCTGCTCGGTGAACTTGATTTCGCCGTGCGCGGTGCCCGGCGGCTGCGCCAGGATCGATTCGTGGGTCGGGCCGCCGCCGCGGCCGATGGTGCCGCCGCGGCCGTGGAACAGGCGGCAGCGCACGCCGTGCGCCTCCGTGATGCGGATGATCTTTTTCTGGGCGTCGTACAGGTTCCAGGAGGACGAGATGATGCCGCCGTCCTTGCACGAATCCGAATAACCCAGCATGACTTCCTGCAGGTTGCCGGACCGTTTGAGCAGCCGGGCATAGACATCGTTGTCCAGCAGGTCGGTGAGCACCGTCTCGACATGCTGCAGGTCGTCGATGGTCTCGAACAGGGGCGAGATGATGATGTTGCAGAACTGCTCGCCCTGCGCGTCATAGCCCACCAGGCCGCCCAGTCGGGCCAGCAGCATGACCTCCAGCACATGGCTGGCGGTATGGGTCATGGAGATCACGTAGCTGCCGAATGTCGCCTCGCCGGCTTCTTCACGCAGGCGGCGCATGACCTTGACGACTTCCAGGGTCTGGCGGGTTTCTTCGCTCAGCGCCTCCTCGTCCAGCATCGGCAGTTCGGGGCGCTCGACGAGGGCGGACAGCAGGCGCAGGCGTTCGGCCTCGGAGAGGCGGGTATAGTCGGTTTCGGGCTCCAGCCGGTCGATGACCTCCGTCACCGCGCGCGTGTGCACCGTCGATTCCTGGCGCACGTCCAGGTTCAGCATGTGGAAGCCGAAGCTTTCCACCAGGCGGATCAGGTCCTGCAGCTCGCTGTTGGCAATGGCGGTGTCGCCATGGCTGATCAGCGAGTCGCGGATCACATACAGGTCGCGCAGAAAATCGCCGGGCGTGGTGTACGCCGCGGCAGGCAGAACGGCGCGTTCGCCGTGCAGGCGCCGGCGCACGGTGTTGAGCGTTTCCATGATGCGGTGCCGCATGATGTACAGCTTGCGGCGGTAGGGTTCGCCCTGGAAGCGCGTGGTGGCACCGTTGAAGACGGCGCCGGTGATCGGTTCGTCCTCCTTCAGGCTGTGCATGAAGGCTTCCGACGGCTCGCACAGCAGCAGCGAGTGGGTCAGCACATGGCGCAGGTCGTTGATGCGGCGCAGGTATTCGGTCAGCACCTCCTGCATCTGCAGGCGGATGGCCAGCTCGGTCACCTCCGGGGTGACGAACGGGTTGCCGTCCCGGTCGCCGCCGATCCAGGAGCCGAAGCGCAGGAAGCTCGGGGCGTGGATCAGGGGCAGGCCATGGTTGTCCATGCCGTAGGTGCGGCGCACCGCCTTGTCGAAAAAGCGGTAGACGGTGGGGACGGCGGTGAACAGGCTTTCCTTGAAGTAGAACAACCCGTAGCGGATCTCGTCCTCCACCTTGGGCTTGTGGGTGCGCACCTCGTTGGTGCGCCACAGGGTCAGGATCTGCGCTTCCAGGGCCTCGATGATCTCGCGACGCACCTCGGGGCCCAATGCGGGCGTGTTCAGCCGGTCGGTGGACAGGAAGATACGGCGCTGCGCCTCCATGATGGTGCGGCGGCGCGCCTCGGTCGGATGGGCCGTCAATACGGGCATGTAGCGCAGCTGGTCGACCAGTTCCTGCAGCTTTTCGGGGGAGGTGCCGCGGTTGTAGAACTCGCGCAGGGTGGCGTCGAAAGAGCCCATCCACAGCGGGCCGCCCCGCTGCATCTGCCGCCGCCGCTGGCGGTGGGCATGGGCCTCCTCGGCGATGTTCACCAGGGAGAAATAGGTGCTGAAGGCGCGGATGACCTGCTCCAGGGTGACCTCGTCCAGATTTTCGATAAACGCCATGAGGCGCACACGCAGGGCTTCACTCTCCTCTTTGCGCAGCTTCAGATAGCCTTTGCGCAGGTTCTCCACGGCGGCGTAGACCTTGTGGCCTGCCTGCGCGCGCAGCACGTTGCCAAGGAGGGTGCCGAGCAGTTTGACGCGGGCACGCAGTTCCTTGTCGTTCTGGGCAGATATCGGTGTCTGCATATTGTTGAATGCTTGATTGAGTGAATGAAGGTCGCGGGTCACCCCGTCGGCCGCGGCCTTTCGGGGCGAAGTCCAGGGGCAGGCAGCACCCGGCCGGCGGGCGCAGCGGGCGCACATTATACTGGTAATGGCCGAGGTGTTAAGTCGGGCGGGTTTTGCGCAGCTGGGAATAGAGTTCCAGATAGCGCTTGGCGCTCTTCTGCCAGCTGAAGTCGCGCTGCATGCCGTTCAGCATGAGCGCATGCCAGCGCTGGGTGTGCGGATAGAGTGCAAGCGCCCGTTCCAGGGTGCCACGCAGGGCATCAGGCAGGGCCTTGTCGAATATGAAGCCGGTGGCCGTGCCGTCGGCGATGTTGCCCTCGGCGACGTCCACCACGCTGTCGGCCAGCCCGCCGGTGCGGCGCACCACCGGCACCGTCCCGTAGCGCAGGCTGTAGAGCTGGTTGAGGCCGCAGGGCTCGAAGCGCGAGGGCATGACGAAGATGTCCGCGCCGGCCTCGATGCGGTGCGCGAGGGCCTCATCGTAGCCGATATGCACCGCAAGCTGGCGCGGATAGCGCTTGGCCAGTTCCTTCAATGCCTGTTCGAAGCGCTTCTCGCCCGAACCGAGCACGATTGTTTGCAGCTTCGGCTGGCTTTCCAGCAGCCGCGGCAGAGCGGCCAGGGTCAGATCGATGCCTTTTTGTTCGACCAGCCGCCCGATATGGCCGACCAGGGGTGACTGCTCCGCTTCGGGCAGCCCGCATTCGGCCTGCAGGGCGCGTTTGTTGGCGGCCTTGCCGGCCAGGTCGCTGGCGTCGTAGGTGCGTTTGAGATGGCGGTCGTGAGCCGGGTCCCAGATGGCCGGGTCGATACCGTTCATGATGCCCACCAGGTCGTCGCCCCGGTAAAGCAGCAGACCCTCCAGGCCGTAACCGTAGGACGGGGTACGGATCTCCTGCGCGTAGGTGGGGCTGACCGTGGTGATGCGATCGGCGTACACCAGCCCGCCCTTAATGAAGGAGAGCTTGCCGAAGAACTCCAGCCCGTGGGTGGTCATGAGATGGTCGGGCAGCCCCAGCGTCTTGTAGGCCTCCCACGGAAACAGGCCCTGATAGGCGAGGTTGTGCGCCGTGAAGACCACGCCCGGACGTTCCGGGTAGGCGTGCAGCAGGGCGGGCGCCAGCGCGCTTTGCCAGTCGTTGCAGTGCAGGATGTCGGGGCGCCACTCCAGCCCGGCCTGATCGAGCGCAAGCCTCGCGATGATGCGGTTGAAATAACCAAAGCGCAGGTGGTTGTCCTGCCAGTCCCGCCCGTCGGGCGAACGGTAGGGGTCGCCGGCGCGGGCGAAATAGCGCGGGCAGTCGAGCAGGTAAAGCGGCGCCCGGCTGCCCGGGAGGCGGCTTTCCAGCAGCCTGGCGGACTCGCCGTCGTCGGTGAATTCGGCGACCACGGTCGGATTCTTCAGGCCTTCCAGTACCTCCAGGTACGCGGGCATGACGATGCGCACGTCCTGACGCAGGGTCTTGAGTGCTCTGGGCAGGCTGGCGCTGACATCGGCCAGTCCTCCGGTCTTGATCAGCGGAAAGACTTCGCTGCTGGCAAAAAGAATCTTCATCAAGTCGTTTGTTCTTGCTTTTCCGCGGCACTGATATTGCTTGGCATATCAGTGAAGAAATATCGCTGTTTCCGGGCACGGAAGGGCGCCCGGCTTATGTTAGGGTAATGCTTACGTTCCCAGGCCGAAAGGA
Protein-coding sequences here:
- the ppc gene encoding phosphoenolpyruvate carboxylase → MQTPISAQNDKELRARVKLLGTLLGNVLRAQAGHKVYAAVENLRKGYLKLRKEESEALRVRLMAFIENLDEVTLEQVIRAFSTYFSLVNIAEEAHAHRQRRRQMQRGGPLWMGSFDATLREFYNRGTSPEKLQELVDQLRYMPVLTAHPTEARRRTIMEAQRRIFLSTDRLNTPALGPEVRREIIEALEAQILTLWRTNEVRTHKPKVEDEIRYGLFYFKESLFTAVPTVYRFFDKAVRRTYGMDNHGLPLIHAPSFLRFGSWIGGDRDGNPFVTPEVTELAIRLQMQEVLTEYLRRINDLRHVLTHSLLLCEPSEAFMHSLKEDEPITGAVFNGATTRFQGEPYRRKLYIMRHRIMETLNTVRRRLHGERAVLPAAAYTTPGDFLRDLYVIRDSLISHGDTAIANSELQDLIRLVESFGFHMLNLDVRQESTVHTRAVTEVIDRLEPETDYTRLSEAERLRLLSALVERPELPMLDEEALSEETRQTLEVVKVMRRLREEAGEATFGSYVISMTHTASHVLEVMLLARLGGLVGYDAQGEQFCNIIISPLFETIDDLQHVETVLTDLLDNDVYARLLKRSGNLQEVMLGYSDSCKDGGIISSSWNLYDAQKKIIRITEAHGVRCRLFHGRGGTIGRGGGPTHESILAQPPGTAHGEIKFTEQGEVLSYKYSNAETAAYELTMGITGLFKASRSVIEPIAEDRTEYLAVMDELSQAGEAQYRELTDRTEGFLDYFYEITPVQEIGQMNIGSRPSHRKKADRSKSSIRAIPWVFGWAQSRHTLPAWYGIGTALASYTSRGPEALAQLRRMYDEWPFLHSLLSNVQMSLTKADMSTAEEYAQLSQQPEQARRIFTMIREEHARTVEQVLQISQTQTLLEENEPLSLSLSRRDPYLDPLNHIQIMLLRRHREHPAPEGELSPWLSPLLRSINAIAAGMRNTG
- the glgA gene encoding glycogen synthase GlgA, translating into MKILFASSEVFPLIKTGGLADVSASLPRALKTLRQDVRIVMPAYLEVLEGLKNPTVVAEFTDDGESARLLESRLPGSRAPLYLLDCPRYFARAGDPYRSPDGRDWQDNHLRFGYFNRIIARLALDQAGLEWRPDILHCNDWQSALAPALLHAYPERPGVVFTAHNLAYQGLFPWEAYKTLGLPDHLMTTHGLEFFGKLSFIKGGLVYADRITTVSPTYAQEIRTPSYGYGLEGLLLYRGDDLVGIMNGIDPAIWDPAHDRHLKRTYDASDLAGKAANKRALQAECGLPEAEQSPLVGHIGRLVEQKGIDLTLAALPRLLESQPKLQTIVLGSGEKRFEQALKELAKRYPRQLAVHIGYDEALAHRIEAGADIFVMPSRFEPCGLNQLYSLRYGTVPVVRRTGGLADSVVDVAEGNIADGTATGFIFDKALPDALRGTLERALALYPHTQRWHALMLNGMQRDFSWQKSAKRYLELYSQLRKTRPT